From a single Lentisphaera profundi genomic region:
- the tnpB gene encoding IS66 family insertion sequence element accessory protein TnpB (TnpB, as the term is used for proteins encoded by IS66 family insertion elements, is considered an accessory protein, since TnpC, encoded by a neighboring gene, is a DDE family transposase.) has translation MLEYFKDRKLKLHPEPVNLRKGFNGLTALSNLENLFAGDVYLFINRRRNLLKGLYWDEGGFCIFNKQLERGTFSDMSEAKTELSFREFLLMIHCCKGAYFKIK, from the coding sequence ATGTTAGAATATTTTAAAGATCGTAAGTTAAAACTACATCCCGAACCCGTGAACCTCCGCAAAGGCTTCAATGGCTTAACCGCGTTAAGTAATCTGGAAAATCTCTTTGCAGGAGATGTCTACCTTTTCATAAATCGACGGCGTAATTTATTGAAAGGTCTCTACTGGGATGAAGGTGGTTTTTGTATTTTCAATAAACAGTTGGAGCGCGGAACTTTTAGCGACATGTCCGAAGCTAAAACTGAGCTTAGTTTTCGGGAATTTCTGCTAATGATCCACTGCTGTAAAGGGGCCTATTTTAAGATCAAATAG
- the tnpC gene encoding IS66 family transposase translates to MTKTISDLTKKVVFLEEENTYLKAQLYGRKKETVVFDNSDTFPEWTEYLKDLGDSNSPERDEEPKVNTLKKKKKRKPFTHFNFPENAEREIKIIDLPEDEKVDPITGVELKLMGFDTSEKLVYVHGRYKVIETRVRKYNIPNKPKAGVISALVPSHPITGCRADVSLLSHILISKYADHLPLYRIEEQFKRDGLTIARQTLSNWVLQLGKTLQPLGDLLRDQILNSSRVFTDDSPVKLQTKGKGKLQEGRIWVYVGGDGPDPPLVWFEFTKDRSHSHTLDRMKDFQGVFHADAFAAYEKMDKLDGIDWQACWAHARRKFFDTPNPNEFCKQVLILMDKLFELEQDAWALGTSAKRQSFRNRKTKPFVEALLKTIQDHYYKACEPKGKLKTAMEYLLKRQEAFKAFLAYPDARIDNNVSERAIRPLTIGRKNWLFFGSEKGGQAAANIISLIQTCRKLGINPKEYLEDVLRRIIDHPKENLMELLPQNWKK, encoded by the coding sequence ATGACTAAAACTATCTCAGACCTCACCAAAAAAGTTGTGTTTTTAGAAGAGGAAAACACCTATCTAAAAGCCCAGCTGTATGGTCGTAAAAAAGAGACTGTAGTCTTTGATAACTCAGATACTTTTCCTGAGTGGACTGAATACCTTAAGGATCTGGGCGATTCAAATTCACCAGAAAGAGATGAAGAACCCAAAGTAAATACCCTAAAAAAGAAGAAGAAACGCAAGCCCTTTACGCATTTCAATTTCCCTGAGAATGCTGAACGCGAAATTAAAATCATTGATTTGCCCGAAGATGAAAAAGTTGATCCCATAACTGGTGTAGAACTGAAACTCATGGGATTCGATACATCAGAAAAACTTGTTTATGTTCATGGTCGTTACAAAGTCATAGAGACTCGTGTACGTAAATACAATATTCCAAATAAGCCCAAGGCAGGAGTTATCTCCGCTCTAGTTCCCAGCCATCCGATAACAGGCTGTCGTGCTGATGTGAGCTTGTTGTCACATATACTCATTTCAAAATATGCCGACCATTTACCTCTTTATCGTATCGAAGAGCAATTCAAACGAGATGGACTTACTATTGCGCGACAAACGCTTTCCAACTGGGTTCTCCAGTTAGGAAAAACTCTCCAACCTTTAGGTGATTTATTACGAGATCAAATTTTAAACTCATCAAGAGTTTTTACAGATGACAGCCCTGTTAAGCTTCAAACAAAAGGTAAAGGTAAGCTTCAAGAAGGTCGGATTTGGGTTTATGTCGGCGGCGATGGTCCAGACCCTCCTCTCGTTTGGTTCGAATTCACCAAAGACCGTTCACACTCCCATACATTAGATCGAATGAAAGACTTTCAAGGAGTTTTTCATGCCGATGCTTTTGCTGCGTATGAAAAAATGGATAAGCTTGATGGTATCGATTGGCAGGCTTGCTGGGCTCATGCCAGGCGTAAGTTTTTTGACACACCCAATCCAAACGAATTCTGTAAACAAGTGCTTATTTTGATGGATAAGCTCTTTGAACTCGAACAGGATGCTTGGGCGCTTGGTACTTCGGCAAAGCGACAGAGCTTTCGCAATAGGAAAACAAAGCCTTTTGTTGAAGCTCTATTAAAGACGATTCAAGATCATTACTACAAAGCATGTGAGCCCAAAGGCAAACTTAAAACGGCAATGGAGTACCTACTTAAACGGCAAGAAGCATTTAAAGCTTTTCTTGCTTATCCGGATGCTCGCATAGATAACAATGTGAGTGAACGCGCTATTCGTCCGCTTACTATTGGTAGAAAAAACTGGCTTTTCTTCGGCAGTGAAAAAGGCGGCCAAGCGGCTGCCAATATCATCTCCTTAATCCAGACTTGTCGTAAGCTGGGTATCAATCCAAAAGAATACTTAGAGGATGTGCTCAGGAGAATCATTGATCACCCAAAAGAAAATTTAATGGAACTCCTACCACAAAACTGGAAGAAATAG
- a CDS encoding DEAD/DEAH box helicase: MQFTELDLPHYLRESLDKLKFTEATPIQEKVIPLIKQGKDLLAESQTGTGKTLAFSFPLIERINSLPDKKKKISILGLILVPTRELAVQLEKAFNTYAEFSLKEIKTASLIGGESIHQQIRKLRIGLDVVIATPGRLLELIEQGEVRLYELEMLILDEADKMLDLGFADELKALLSKLPKKRQNLLFSATLPARVQDLATNFLSDAEEVRVSKDQITAENIEQRAIEVDANLRRQVLQKLYQEEEWKHTIIFVSSKRSASNLANKLKKEGLKVQDFHGDLDQEARTKVLRCFQNKDFPILIATDIAARGIDITKLSHVINYDLPRSALDYVHRIGRTGRAGQKGVAISFVNPANADHFSVIEKHVGIKLTKERIPGFDKITPLEAPKIKGPIKGKRKSKKDKLREQLKGKLSDQ; this comes from the coding sequence ATGCAATTCACTGAATTAGATCTTCCCCACTACCTTAGAGAGTCTTTAGATAAACTAAAATTTACCGAAGCGACTCCTATCCAAGAAAAAGTAATCCCTTTAATTAAGCAGGGAAAAGATCTCTTAGCTGAGTCACAAACTGGAACAGGAAAAACCTTAGCTTTCTCTTTTCCTTTAATTGAGCGCATTAATTCTCTACCGGATAAAAAGAAAAAAATATCCATCCTTGGCTTAATTCTTGTTCCTACCAGAGAACTTGCGGTACAATTGGAAAAAGCCTTTAATACTTACGCTGAATTTTCTCTCAAAGAAATAAAAACGGCGAGCCTTATTGGTGGAGAAAGTATTCACCAGCAGATCCGTAAACTACGCATCGGCTTAGATGTCGTCATTGCTACCCCTGGTCGCCTTCTTGAACTTATCGAACAAGGCGAAGTTCGACTCTATGAATTAGAGATGCTCATCCTCGATGAAGCTGACAAAATGCTAGACCTAGGCTTTGCAGATGAACTCAAAGCACTTTTAAGTAAACTCCCAAAGAAAAGACAAAACTTACTCTTCTCTGCAACTTTGCCCGCCAGAGTTCAAGACTTAGCCACCAACTTTTTGAGTGATGCTGAAGAAGTACGCGTGAGTAAAGATCAAATCACAGCGGAAAATATTGAGCAGCGTGCCATTGAAGTTGATGCCAACCTACGTCGCCAAGTTTTACAAAAGCTCTACCAAGAAGAAGAATGGAAGCATACAATTATTTTTGTTTCGAGTAAACGTTCCGCCTCTAATTTGGCAAACAAACTCAAAAAAGAAGGCCTCAAAGTTCAGGACTTTCATGGTGACCTCGATCAAGAGGCCCGCACAAAAGTTTTGCGCTGCTTCCAAAATAAAGATTTTCCCATTTTGATTGCGACCGATATTGCCGCGCGTGGTATTGATATCACTAAACTCAGCCATGTGATCAATTATGATTTACCTCGCTCAGCTTTGGATTACGTGCATCGCATTGGCAGAACGGGACGTGCAGGTCAAAAAGGAGTGGCAATTTCCTTTGTTAATCCAGCTAATGCCGATCACTTTAGCGTCATTGAAAAACACGTCGGCATCAAACTCACCAAAGAACGTATTCCTGGATTTGATAAAATCACTCCCTTGGAAGCTCCAAAAATCAAAGGACCAATCAAGGGCAAGCGCAAGAGTAAAAAAGATAAATTACGTGAGCAACTCAAAGGAAAACTTAGCGATCAGTAA
- a CDS encoding GatB/YqeY domain-containing protein, with the protein MKDQLMADYKEAMKARDNIRKAVITEIRGAIKNKEINEKIEVDEKQIIAIIQKIQKEMNESLEAFEKVGNYDQVIELEGRLTILSTYLPREMDEADLQLLIDTAVLALEEKSMRYMGQVIGTVKAQVESTGYLVNSGKLSGLVKVSLS; encoded by the coding sequence ATGAAAGACCAATTGATGGCTGATTACAAAGAGGCAATGAAAGCGAGAGACAATATTCGAAAAGCTGTCATTACTGAGATTCGCGGAGCGATAAAAAATAAAGAAATTAACGAAAAAATTGAAGTTGATGAAAAGCAAATCATCGCGATAATACAAAAAATTCAGAAAGAAATGAATGAATCTTTAGAGGCCTTCGAAAAGGTGGGGAACTATGATCAAGTTATAGAGCTCGAAGGGCGTCTTACCATTCTGTCGACTTATCTGCCCAGAGAAATGGATGAAGCTGACTTACAGCTACTCATTGATACGGCAGTATTAGCTCTCGAAGAAAAATCTATGAGGTATATGGGACAAGTGATTGGTACGGTGAAAGCTCAGGTCGAAAGTACTGGTTACCTCGTCAATAGTGGTAAATTATCGGGCCTAGTTAAGGTATCATTGTCTTAA
- a CDS encoding glutamate synthase subunit beta, whose translation MGKKTGFKEFDRQVESKRPVSERIKHYNEFTEPMKKEELEDQGARCMDCGIPFCHSGCPLGNLIPDFNDLVYTGQWKSALARLHSTNNFPEFTGRLCPAPCEEACVMTINQPAVTIENLEKNIVEKGFAEGWIKAELPQERTGKKIAVIGSGPSGLAAAQQLNRAGHSVTVLERDDRVGGLLRYGIPDFKMEKWVIDRRVKIMEEEGVIFLTSAHVGVTYPSEKLKEFDSVVICAGATIRRPLPIEGADLEGVHQAMEFLPQQNRRNAGDSDDKLGTNLTAKDKNVIVIGGGDTGSDCIGTSIRHGAASVSNFELMGKATADRPTGQPWPFWPMRLRTSTSHEEGVERFWSISTKRFVGDENGKLKGLVTTEVTVNRENGGFKIEEVPGTEKEWPCELALLALGFTGAESNTMVKDLGLELDNRGNVKADEKTYMTSVPGVFAAGDVRRGQSLIVWAISEGREAARQVDRFLMGHSELPQKDAEWDLPRV comes from the coding sequence ATGGGTAAAAAAACTGGATTTAAAGAATTTGATCGTCAAGTAGAAAGTAAGCGTCCTGTAAGTGAACGTATAAAGCACTACAATGAATTTACTGAGCCAATGAAAAAAGAAGAACTCGAGGACCAAGGGGCTCGCTGCATGGATTGCGGTATTCCTTTCTGTCATTCGGGCTGTCCTTTAGGGAACCTCATCCCGGACTTCAATGACCTCGTTTATACTGGCCAATGGAAAAGTGCTCTAGCACGTTTACATAGCACTAATAACTTCCCAGAGTTCACTGGTCGTCTCTGCCCTGCTCCTTGTGAAGAAGCTTGTGTAATGACCATTAATCAACCTGCAGTGACAATCGAAAACCTTGAGAAAAACATCGTTGAAAAAGGTTTTGCTGAAGGCTGGATTAAAGCTGAGTTACCACAAGAGCGCACAGGTAAAAAAATTGCCGTGATTGGTTCTGGTCCTTCTGGACTTGCCGCTGCACAACAACTTAATCGTGCTGGTCACTCTGTAACAGTTCTTGAACGCGATGATCGCGTTGGTGGACTCTTGCGTTACGGTATTCCTGATTTCAAAATGGAAAAATGGGTGATTGATCGCCGCGTTAAAATCATGGAAGAAGAAGGCGTTATTTTCTTAACAAGTGCACATGTAGGTGTGACTTACCCAAGTGAAAAACTTAAAGAATTTGATTCCGTTGTCATCTGTGCCGGCGCAACTATTCGTCGTCCTCTCCCAATTGAAGGCGCTGACTTAGAAGGCGTTCACCAAGCCATGGAATTCCTTCCACAGCAAAACCGCAGAAATGCAGGTGATAGCGATGATAAACTCGGAACTAACCTTACCGCCAAAGATAAAAATGTTATCGTAATTGGTGGTGGTGATACTGGTTCTGATTGTATCGGTACATCGATTCGTCACGGCGCTGCAAGCGTATCTAACTTCGAACTAATGGGTAAAGCTACTGCTGATCGTCCAACTGGACAACCTTGGCCTTTCTGGCCAATGCGTTTGCGTACATCTACTTCTCACGAAGAAGGTGTTGAACGTTTCTGGAGCATCTCTACTAAGAGATTTGTCGGTGACGAAAATGGTAAACTCAAAGGTCTTGTGACAACTGAAGTCACTGTTAACCGCGAAAATGGCGGTTTCAAAATTGAAGAAGTTCCTGGAACTGAAAAAGAATGGCCATGTGAATTAGCTCTTCTTGCTCTAGGTTTCACTGGTGCTGAATCAAACACGATGGTGAAAGACCTTGGTCTTGAACTAGATAATCGTGGCAATGTGAAAGCCGATGAAAAAACTTACATGACTAGCGTTCCTGGTGTATTTGCTGCCGGTGATGTCCGTCGTGGTCAGTCACTCATTGTTTGGGCTATCTCTGAAGGCCGTGAAGCTGCACGCCAAGTGGATCGCTTCCTCATGGGTCACTCTGAGCTCCCACAAAAAGATGCTGAATGGGATTTACCTCGCGTATAA
- a CDS encoding sulfatase has translation MSKFMSSLLFLLITSPIFAKNEKPNIIWIFSDDHTQKSIGAYGGILKSVNPTPNLDRLAEEGMLFERSYVANSICAPSRATLLTGKHSHINGKVDNRGGFNHDQQQFQKILQKNGYQTAMIGKIHLNGKMQGFDYWEVLPGQGSYYNPDFITEEGTKSYTGYVADIVTEKSLDWLENKRDKEKPFMLMVHHKGTHRTWMGAPRHVGLFDDVTLPEPKNLFDDYQGRGTAAHKQDMSLRITMNKASDLKVRNEEEKKAMTENFKKKKGKPHGEHGAYYRMNSEQRKIWDAAYDPRNADFYAQNIEKGTDEWVRWSYQRYVKDYLRTAKSIDDCVGEVMNYLEKSGLEKNTIVIYGSDQGFYLGEHGWFDKRFMYEESFSTPLIAKWPGKTKPGSRNSDLVQNIDYAETFLDMAGIRAPEGMQGESLVLLLKGETPTNWRKHLYYHYYEYPGGSHSVRRHEGVSGKRFKLIRFYGIDVPNGEEWEFFDLKNDPDEMQSQYNNPEYAAEVTKLKKELQNLKTQYKVVEVPQKPRINKNK, from the coding sequence ATGTCAAAATTCATGAGTAGCCTTTTATTCCTGTTGATTACTAGTCCAATTTTTGCAAAAAATGAAAAACCCAATATTATTTGGATTTTTTCAGATGATCATACCCAGAAATCTATAGGGGCGTATGGGGGTATTTTAAAGTCAGTCAATCCAACACCAAACCTAGATCGACTTGCCGAGGAAGGTATGCTATTTGAACGCAGTTACGTTGCTAACTCTATTTGTGCTCCTAGTCGTGCGACACTTTTAACAGGTAAACACAGTCATATTAACGGTAAAGTTGATAATCGTGGAGGTTTTAATCACGATCAGCAACAGTTTCAGAAAATCCTCCAAAAAAATGGTTACCAAACAGCGATGATTGGCAAGATTCATCTCAATGGGAAAATGCAGGGTTTTGATTATTGGGAAGTACTTCCAGGTCAAGGGAGTTATTATAATCCTGATTTTATTACTGAGGAAGGGACAAAAAGTTATACTGGTTATGTCGCGGATATAGTAACAGAGAAATCACTGGATTGGTTAGAAAATAAACGAGATAAAGAGAAGCCATTTATGCTAATGGTTCATCATAAAGGAACCCATCGTACGTGGATGGGAGCACCGCGTCATGTGGGACTGTTCGATGATGTAACTTTACCTGAGCCCAAAAATCTTTTCGATGATTACCAGGGACGTGGCACTGCAGCACATAAGCAGGATATGTCTTTAAGAATCACAATGAACAAGGCCAGTGATTTAAAAGTTAGAAATGAAGAAGAAAAGAAGGCTATGACTGAAAACTTCAAAAAAAAGAAGGGTAAGCCGCATGGTGAGCATGGTGCTTATTACCGTATGAATAGCGAACAAAGAAAGATTTGGGATGCGGCATATGATCCGCGGAATGCAGATTTTTATGCTCAAAATATTGAGAAGGGTACTGATGAATGGGTTCGTTGGTCCTATCAGCGTTATGTAAAGGACTATTTAAGAACGGCCAAAAGTATAGATGACTGTGTAGGCGAAGTTATGAATTATCTAGAAAAGTCTGGTCTAGAGAAAAATACGATTGTGATCTACGGATCTGACCAGGGTTTCTATCTAGGTGAGCATGGTTGGTTTGATAAGCGTTTTATGTATGAAGAATCTTTCAGTACACCACTAATTGCCAAGTGGCCAGGAAAAACGAAACCAGGTTCACGTAATTCAGATCTAGTTCAAAATATTGATTATGCCGAAACGTTTTTAGATATGGCGGGTATAAGAGCTCCAGAAGGTATGCAGGGTGAAAGCTTAGTGCTTCTTCTGAAAGGAGAGACTCCTACAAACTGGAGAAAGCATCTCTACTATCATTATTATGAATACCCAGGGGGTTCTCATAGTGTACGTCGCCACGAAGGTGTGTCGGGAAAACGTTTTAAGCTAATTCGTTTTTATGGCATTGATGTTCCCAATGGTGAGGAATGGGAGTTTTTTGACTTAAAAAATGATCCAGATGAAATGCAGAGTCAGTACAATAATCCTGAGTATGCTGCGGAAGTCACAAAGCTAAAGAAAGAATTACAGAATTTAAAAACTCAATATAAAGTGGTTGAGGTACCTCAAAAACCTCGTATAAATAAGAATAAATAA
- a CDS encoding sulfatase-like hydrolase/transferase, whose translation MSKIISILLFLSTYIIAASDKPNIILIMADDVGWEAFGSYGTEDYKTPNLDALAANGVQFNHCYSTPICTTSRVMIMTGQYNFRNYTHFGYLNPKEKTFGNLLQENGYKTAIAGKWQLNGLYNKLPGHDDKTRPYKAGFDEYCLWQLTKEKKSGGERFWSPMLEKNGEEISKDTNKDLFGPDIFSDFICDFMERHKDEPFFIYYPMVLVHDPFIPSPDTVGNASRGAERNKEPKDKKQRKANFVSMVEYTDKIIGKIRKKLEEISQSENTIILFTADNGTHPKITSNWKGQEVKGGKGGMTDPGTHVPLIVSWEGKSLKSAKTDALVDFTDFYTTFAEIANIDLGENDPIDGYSFLPQLLGNKSTRRDFVLCHYQPYWNKKPGQFARTAKYKLYRDGRFYETAKDLTERNDLSKKMNSEVMMTAHEKLKSFLDTCPPAPENIKADKNTKQRPTYPNHKKL comes from the coding sequence ATGTCAAAAATCATTAGCATTTTATTATTTTTATCGACTTATATAATAGCCGCATCAGATAAACCGAATATCATCTTAATCATGGCTGATGATGTCGGCTGGGAAGCTTTTGGCTCTTATGGTACAGAAGATTATAAAACTCCAAATCTGGATGCCTTAGCTGCAAATGGGGTTCAATTTAATCATTGTTATTCCACACCCATTTGTACAACTTCACGCGTGATGATTATGACAGGTCAATACAACTTCCGCAATTACACTCACTTTGGATACTTGAACCCAAAGGAAAAAACTTTTGGGAACCTACTCCAAGAAAATGGCTACAAAACGGCAATCGCAGGAAAGTGGCAACTCAATGGTCTCTACAATAAACTACCTGGTCACGACGATAAAACACGACCCTACAAGGCGGGTTTTGATGAGTACTGCCTATGGCAACTAACTAAAGAAAAAAAATCAGGAGGAGAACGTTTTTGGTCACCTATGCTTGAGAAAAATGGTGAAGAAATCTCAAAAGATACAAACAAAGATCTCTTCGGCCCTGATATTTTTTCCGATTTCATCTGCGATTTTATGGAACGCCACAAGGATGAACCCTTTTTTATTTACTACCCTATGGTTTTAGTTCATGACCCTTTCATTCCTTCACCTGACACGGTGGGTAACGCGAGTCGAGGTGCAGAAAGAAATAAAGAACCCAAAGACAAAAAACAGCGTAAAGCCAATTTTGTTTCTATGGTGGAATACACTGATAAAATTATTGGCAAAATCAGAAAGAAACTTGAAGAAATTAGTCAATCGGAAAATACGATCATCCTTTTCACCGCAGATAATGGCACCCACCCAAAGATCACTTCAAATTGGAAAGGCCAAGAGGTTAAAGGTGGTAAAGGCGGCATGACTGATCCAGGAACTCATGTCCCACTCATCGTCTCATGGGAAGGCAAGTCACTAAAGTCTGCGAAGACTGATGCCTTAGTAGATTTCACTGATTTCTATACTACGTTTGCGGAAATCGCCAATATTGATCTTGGCGAGAATGATCCCATTGATGGCTATAGTTTTTTACCGCAATTATTGGGCAACAAATCCACGAGGCGCGATTTCGTCTTATGTCATTATCAGCCTTACTGGAACAAAAAGCCCGGTCAGTTTGCGAGGACCGCAAAATATAAACTCTATCGAGATGGACGCTTTTACGAAACAGCCAAAGACTTAACTGAAAGAAATGATCTTTCCAAAAAGATGAATTCTGAAGTCATGATGACTGCACATGAAAAATTAAAAAGCTTTCTAGATACTTGTCCCCCTGCTCCAGAAAATATAAAGGCAGATAAAAACACTAAACAACGTCCGACTTATCCTAATCATAAAAAACTTTAA
- a CDS encoding sulfatase translates to MSKFMSSLLLLLIASPIFAKDAKPNILWLFSDDHAFQAIGAYGGRFESLDLTPNIDRIAKDGMVFDKAYVGNSICAPSRATLLTGKHSHLNGKIDNRGPFNHDQQQFQKILQKNGYQTAMIGKIHLSGKMQGFDYWEVLPGQGKYWDPSFVTEEGKTVYKGEHSTDVITKRALNWLDNDRKADKPFMLMVHYKAPHRAWQPTTRWKEKFSDKIFPEPDTLFDDYKGRGEAANKQDMTIDITMRMKQDVKAEQPERQKELAQLDPSDKKGLIRLKYQWYMRDYLACIAGVDENIGFLLDHLKATGLDKNTIVMYSADQGFYLGEHGWFDKRFMYEESFRTPLLAKWPGVTKAGTRNSDLVQNIDFAETFLDIAGIEAPEDMQGESLVPLLKGETPVNWRKHLYYHYYEYPGGSHSVRRHEGVSGKRFKLIRFYGIDVPNGEEWEFYDLKNDPQEMKSQYNNPEYAAEIAISKKELQRLKDQYKVVDVPQKSPKKKSKKKK, encoded by the coding sequence ATGTCAAAGTTTATGAGTAGCCTTTTACTGCTATTGATTGCTAGTCCAATTTTTGCGAAAGACGCAAAACCCAATATTCTGTGGTTGTTTTCAGATGATCATGCTTTCCAAGCTATCGGTGCTTATGGCGGACGTTTTGAAAGCTTAGATCTGACGCCAAATATTGACCGCATTGCCAAAGACGGAATGGTCTTTGATAAAGCTTATGTGGGTAACTCAATTTGTGCACCGAGTCGTGCAACTTTATTAACGGGTAAGCATAGTCACCTCAATGGAAAAATTGATAATCGTGGACCCTTTAATCACGACCAGCAACAATTCCAGAAAATCCTCCAAAAGAATGGTTACCAAACGGCAATGATTGGTAAGATTCACCTGAGTGGAAAAATGCAGGGTTTTGATTACTGGGAAGTACTTCCTGGACAGGGTAAGTATTGGGATCCGAGTTTTGTCACAGAAGAAGGCAAAACCGTATACAAGGGTGAACATTCGACTGATGTCATTACTAAAAGAGCTTTGAATTGGTTAGATAACGATCGCAAAGCTGATAAGCCCTTTATGCTGATGGTTCATTACAAAGCTCCTCATAGAGCGTGGCAGCCAACAACACGCTGGAAAGAAAAGTTCAGTGATAAAATTTTTCCTGAGCCCGATACTTTGTTTGATGATTACAAGGGTAGGGGAGAAGCGGCCAATAAGCAAGATATGACTATTGATATCACCATGCGCATGAAACAAGACGTCAAAGCAGAGCAACCAGAACGTCAAAAAGAACTCGCACAACTTGATCCTAGTGATAAGAAGGGACTCATCCGTTTGAAATACCAATGGTACATGCGTGATTACTTAGCTTGTATTGCAGGTGTGGATGAAAATATTGGCTTTCTTTTAGATCATTTAAAAGCCACTGGTTTGGATAAAAATACTATCGTTATGTATTCAGCAGATCAAGGTTTCTATCTTGGTGAGCACGGCTGGTTTGATAAGCGCTTTATGTATGAAGAAAGCTTCCGTACACCACTTTTAGCCAAATGGCCTGGTGTGACAAAAGCAGGGACACGTAATAGTGACCTCGTTCAAAACATTGATTTTGCCGAAACTTTTCTCGATATCGCAGGTATTGAAGCACCTGAAGATATGCAGGGTGAAAGTTTAGTGCCACTTCTTAAAGGTGAGACTCCTGTAAACTGGAGAAAGCATCTCTACTATCATTATTATGAATACCCAGGTGGATCTCATAGCGTTCGTCGTCATGAAGGCGTGTCGGGAAAACGTTTTAAGCTTATTCGTTTTTATGGCATCGATGTGCCTAATGGAGAAGAATGGGAATTCTATGATCTCAAAAATGATCCTCAGGAAATGAAGAGTCAGTACAATAACCCCGAGTATGCTGCGGAAATCGCAATAAGTAAAAAAGAATTACAGCGTCTAAAAGATCAATACAAAGTGGTAGATGTTCCTCAGAAATCTCCTAAAAAAAAGAGTAAAAAGAAGAAGTAA